From the genome of Podospora bellae-mahoneyi strain CBS 112042 chromosome 2, whole genome shotgun sequence:
GGTTGTTTTTAGTTGGGGTTTGCCGCCATGCtcgaaagaggaagaggacgaggaagaggacgaggaaggggaagaggtgaCGACTTCTGTTACGCAGAGGGAAGCGGTGTGAAAAGGGGCTTGCGGTATCAGACCGTTAGGAAACGGCAGGCCCAACAGCCCCGAGATTCCCGTTGTGAGGCCTAGCAGAAAGAGGTCCCAGTGAAAGCCGGCTGGTTTGCGGAGGGGGTACTCTGAGCCTTGGGCTATGAGGGAGGATACTAGGTTACTGTCAGTGgacggtgatgagggagagaagggagagggggagaagggttAAATACCATTGTGatcaaaccaaaacaacaccGTCAACAAAACCGCAAACGGAATCGCCAGAAACACGTGCCCTATCGGCAAGTCCCAAAAGtgaacaaaccaccccctcgaCTCCACCGTCGGCATAAACGCTACACCCGTCGGAAGCGTCTCCAAAGGCACATTCTTCATCCTGCCCATGTGGGCAAAACCCGTAAAAAAAATCACCGTCAACGGGGTGCCGTAGTCTTTGATAAACACCCTAATCCAGTGCTTGAACAGCGTGGATTTTGTGCCAATCTCTCCACATATATAAGCAATGCAAAAGACAAGCAGCGACACAACAACCGACAGCCAAAACGGCGAGCCGTCACCGAGCGTCTCGAGGATTTGAACGCCCTTTTGGAGATAAATAAGCGCGACGTAGAAGCCAAAGATGTCACAGGGAAAGCGAGTGACATAGCTAAGCCTATTTGTTTTCATCAGCTGGATATCATGAtaatccaaaaaaaaaaaaaaaaaaaaagaaaaaaaaaaaaaaaaaaagaaaaaaaagggaaaaaaaacgGCGGAGGTGAAGACATACCAATTACAAGAATTCGTCACCGCCAAAACCCAATGAAACACCAAACTCCACAGTCCAATCCAACACATGAACCCAAGGTAGTATGTCCCAGAGTCCTTCATGATATTATACACCGTACTGCCATCCCACGTTAGCCATCCCTCTCACTTCTtaacaccaaccccatctcatcagtggcccccctccccccatcaccaccaacaacacagaAACCAAAGAGAGAACTCACTAATTAAAAACCGTAATCGGCCCCGTAACCCCCACAATCACAATCGGCTGGCACGCTCCCACActaaacaccaccgcccccagcACACTAGCCAACAGCGTCTCGTTCACTCCGTACTCCCCGTTCGTCTTGTGCAGCATGTCCAGACTGAACGCCAACGCGGGCAGGATGTTGGCAAAAAACATGTACACCGTCGCCGGCACGACACGGTAATCCCAGGCGTCGGTCCAGTCGGACCAGTAGTAGGGCAGGCGGCGTTTGATGTCGAGGTACATGCCTCGGCCGAGGTGGATTCTGTGCCATGGTTCTTCTGGTTTGCcgtttgatgatggtgatggtgatgatggggcggggggttgaggtaatgagacggcggcggcggtgtgaGTTGGGAGGAGCtgttcacctcctcctcctcctcctcctcctcctccgggtGGTAATGGGGGTTTCTCTGATGGCATTTTGTGGTTTGTTGCTTTCACTTTTTGAGGGACCGAGTGAGGCGTTCAAAAATATGGGGGTGGCGGAACCTCAACGGTCAGCGAGGCTGTAAGTTGAGACCGCTgagtgagatgagatgaaaaCCAACCCCAGACTGAGCCTCTCTCAATCCAGAGAGCAAAATCCTCTTCAATTGCTGTGAGTTATTGACGCAGCGCAATTGATGCCATGAGCGTATCATCCGTCAACAACGTCAGAAATTGATAAAGTAGAACACCCCGAGAGAAAGCTGCGTTCGGCACCGTGGCGGCGacttcccccccaaaaaacgACGTCGCTAATGAGCAAAGCCAActaaaaaaaagaagaaaaggaggcaaGAAACCGGCCCCACAAACCCGCTAATCCCCGGTttgtcccccccctccccccgcccccgacTAACAACGTCTGATGCCACCCTTCAGTTGTTCTTTCACGTTTTTCCCTAAGTCCCTGAAAATCATCGCCCCAAAGACCTCATTCATAATGTAACCGTGCAGATTCAaagcctcaacagcaacgtAATCATAGTAGAGGAAGGGTATCTCAAAAACCTAATACCACAATTCTCccacttacaccaccaacctccaccacaccacacaccatCAATCTATCATAATACTTTTACATTTCATAtacaaaggaaaaaagagtTTATAGTAGTACATAGATACATGCcgcttcctcccccttcccctccactcccctcctcctccccccctccataCAATCCCAAACAATGCACCTAAAAAGCAGCATTCGACCTGATTTGACCACTTAAACCCACCCCATGATGCtgtcctttttctttcttcccaGAGTATAATAGCGTAACCACATGAAAAGAACACACACGAGTTGAGTTTTTGTAAAAATCTACCTCATCACACACCGACATTCATtcacctcttctcctctccgtCCTCATGCTCCTTCATAGCAGGCTCCGGACCCCCAGGTGTATCCGTGCTCTCGGTGGGAAAAGGCGGTGCGGCCGTCCCCTTGCCCCCCTTTCCGTCAAAGTACTTGGaaaactcctccttctccggccACTCCCTCGGTCCCAGCAGCCTGACCAGGTCATCTCTGCTCAgcacctccttcttcagcagctcctcggccacaatcccaacctccttcttcctcgccgtcaGCAGGTCCTTGCACTGCTTGTACGCCTCGTCCACGATTCTCCGGACCTCGGCGTCAATCATCTGGGCGGTCGACTCGGCAAACGGCTTCTTGAGCTGGTTCTCGTCGTTGTTGAAGTGGAGCGGTCCGAGCTTCTTGGACATGCCCCATTGGGTGaccatggtggtggccatGTGGGTGACCTTCTTGAAGTCGTCAGAAGCaccggtggtgacggtggggAAGTGAAGCTCCTCAGAGACGCGACCGCCGAGGGTCATGGCCATGCGGTCCATGAGCTGGTTGGTCGACATGAGGTAAGCGTCGGTGGCGGGGAGGTACTGGGCGTAGCCGAGGGCGCCCTGGCcacgggggatgatggacaCCTTGAGGAGAGGGTCAGCCCACCGGAAGTACCAGCCGCAAACAGCGTGACCAGCTTCGTGATAGGCAACTGTCCTCTTCTCTTCGGGGTCGAGGACGAGAGACTTGCGCTCGAGACCACCAATGACACGCTCGATGGCCTGCTCGAAGTGGGTCATGGTAACACTGGAAGCGTTGGCACGAGCAGCTATGAGAATAGTCAGCACTAGACTTTACAATGAAACGAAAAAGTGAGAAGAAACATACCAATAAGAGCAGCCTCGTTGACCGCATTGGCAATGTCAGCTCCGGCAAACCCAGGAGTCAACGCGGCCAACCGACCAGTCAAGTAGGTCAAATCCTCATTCGTCAGAATCTTCTTAAGATGCACCTTGAAAATCTCCTGACGACCTTTCATCGTCGGCCGATCAATGTGGATATGTCTGTCAAAACGGCCAGGACGCATCAGAGCCTTGTCGAGAATGTCAGGTCTGTTCGTGCCGGCCAACACAACAACCTGCTCCGAGGTGTTGAAGCCGTCCATCTCGGTCAAGATCTGGTTCAGCGTCGACTCCCGTTCGTCGTTGCCACCGCCCCTgaagccgccgccctccGACCGGGACTTTCCAACCGCATCAATCTCATCGATAAAGACGATGCAGGGAGCGTTCTTTCTCGCGGTCGAAAACAGATCCCGAACCCTCGAGGCACCCACACCGACAAACATCTCGACGAACTCGGAGCCACTGACAGAATAAAACGGCACCTGAGATTCGCCAGCCGTGGCTTTGGCCAAAAGCGTCTTGCCAGTACCGGGCGGACCAGACAAGATCGCGCCCCTCGGGATCTTGGCACCCAGCCTCTGGAACCGCTCCGGCGACTTCAAGAAGCTCACAAACTCCATAATCTCCGTCTTGGCCTCATCCATACCCGCCACATCCGCAAACTTGACCTTGACAGCCGCATCATGGTTGaactccttggccttgctcTTGCCGAAACCAAAGACGccgctgccaccaccacccatacCAGCACCAGCCCGTCTCGCCGACCAGATCAACAGACCCATGATCATCAACGTCGGCCCAAAAGCAATCAACAAGTTGCCAAAGTTGCTCTCAGAGGCATACGAGACCGGTATCCTGTCCGAGGTCGGGATCCCCAGTTCCTGCTGCGCCTCGTCCAGTCTCCTCTCAAAGGCATCAATAGAGCCAATGGTGAAGTAGTAATGGAACCCAGGCTTGCCAGCAGTAGACCCAGGGTAAACAGAGTTAACCGCCTCCCTATCCAGCTCAACCTTGACCCGGTCGTGATCAACAATCAGCTTCTTGACCAAGCCCTTGTCCAAAAACGTCCTCCGCAGCTCCTGCCAGGTGATCTCCCTAGAGTTATCCCCACCCATAAATAGCGACAGCAGGGGATACAGCAAAATAgcacccaccacccagctCATGGTGTCCGACAGCTGGAATCCTGGTCTAGGCGGTGGcgtccccctcttcctttgCTGTCCCGtctgcttcccctccccattctgcttcccctccccatcctgcttcccctccccatcctgcttcccctccccatcctgcttctccccctcctccttctccccaggCTTCCTACTCTCAaaactcaccctcctcgcctccctctccgccctcttcctcctctcctcctcgacctcctcctgctgcgcCTGAAACTCCTGAATATCCTCCAGCATCTTCGGAAAGTACCTCATCGCCCTCAAcgcatccatcatccccagctTCGGGAAATCCCCCGTCCAGTTCTTGACCATAATGTCATGAAACTCCTTTGGCAAACCCGGCACTTTGTTCACGTCGAAGATCGCCCTCAGCTCCGGCGGCATCTGTATCACACCCAGGAGCTTCTCCACCTTtttcagctcctcctccgacagGCGGACCCAGCCGCGGGGTATtggcttctcttcttcagTTCCTGGTGGTGTCGTGACgtctcggtggtggtcattgttgttgtttccgGGTGGCccggcaggaggaggagggggggggttggtcgATTGGAATCTTCTCGAGAGAACAAAAACTGAACCGGCTGGGGAGGACGAAATAATCCGGGGGTGTCGAGCTGCTCGAATGGCTGGGCTTGTGATCGCTCGGAGGGGTAGACTCCTCCTtgcgccgccgctgccgccgccgccgagggcaGCCAGTCGGCAGGCTGGGGATCGGAACATTGCTTTTGTTGTGTCTTATGTCCCCTTGTGTAAATCAATTcgacccccttttccccttcgTTGTAAAAGCTGCGTCCGGTTTTGTTGTGGCGTACAACCACAAGAACGCAGTCGAGAAAGATGGTGGGATGTGGTGATGCGATGCGGGATTGCGAAAGGACcgaccaccagcagcaggtgtGGTGGATTTCTTGGCAACCCGAACCAGCAAGCAGCAGTTTAAAACGAACCGTGACCTTTTCTATCAGCTTGATAAGCAGCGGCCCACCGCCTGCGCTCTCACCACTAACCACTAGCGGCAACTTGTAGGAAAAACTCGTTGAACTTGCCTACAGGAAGCGGGCGGTCTTTTGAACAAGCCCAACtttctgttgttgtggttcAAGTGAGCCGCAGTGTTGACAGCAAAAAGGATTTCCTCCCTGTACGAAAGCTCTGCAAAATCCCattcgatgatgatgctgtgcGGCGAGAAACACCTACCTAAAGCTCATCCGACCTTATCCCGAAAAGTCCTAGCGCCGAGTCAcgtggggagggggcgagggaAGTGGGGGTACAAAGCTATGGAATTATCGGACTCCTGGCCTAAAGTCTATACAAAATACAGAAGCTCCATAGCCCCCAAAAGTGCCCGGACAGGCTCCTCCGTAGGCAGTGTGGTGCTGACGTATGGAGTCCACAAGAAGGCAGGTGAGCATGCTTAGCTTGGTCACTGCGACCATGACGAGCTTTAGCTTGAAGCTCACGATCCTGATGCTACTGCAGATACCTCTGAATAACCAATCCATTCATCTGATGTTTAGCAGCAAAACAGGACAGAAGATGCACCTGAGCAGAGACGTCCTTCTAATTCAAGCCCCTATATACCCTCCTACATTACTCACCCATAGCAAGTTACACATTCCCATGCAACCACCCAACACAACAATGCTTCCCAAAGAAAATCATCAACTGAACTAAACAAAAGGGGGAATCCGctcaaaacaacaacaacaacaacaacaacaagaaaacaaaatCCCAAAAAACCCCAATGCCAATCCAGCACGCCCACCCATGAATTTCCATTCCCATATCATTCCATCtacccttttccctttccaaAGATGCCCAATCCCCTTTTTACCTTTCCacagcccccccccccatttCCCACCTCTACATCCTCCCAggcacctcc
Proteins encoded in this window:
- a CDS encoding hypothetical protein (COG:P; EggNog:ENOG503NVYG); amino-acid sequence: MPSEKPPLPPGGGGGGGGGGEQLLPTHTAAAVSLPQPPAPSSPSPSSNGKPEEPWHRIHLGRGMYLDIKRRLPYYWSDWTDAWDYRVVPATVYMFFANILPALAFSLDMLHKTNGEYGVNETLLASVLGAVVFSVGACQPIVIVGVTGPITVFNYTVYNIMKDSGTYYLGFMCWIGLWSLVFHWVLAVTNSCNWLSYVTRFPCDIFGFYVALIYLQKGVQILETLGDGSPFWLSVVVSLLVFCIAYICGEIGTKSTLFKHWIRVFIKDYGTPLTVIFFTGFAHMGRMKNVPLETLPTGVAFMPTVESRGWFVHFWDLPIGHVFLAIPFAVLLTVLFWFDHNVSSLIAQGSEYPLRKPAGFHWDLFLLGLTTGISGLLGLPFPNGLIPQAPFHTASLCVTEVVTSSPSSSSSSSSSSFEHGGKPQLKTTHVVEQRVSNLAQGLITLVAMTGPLLSVLHLIPQGVLAGLFFIMGFQALEGNGITLKLVYLLQERRLRPRDSPLRGCPDKKIWLFVGLELLGFAATFAITQTVAAVGFPVFIILLIPVRAVVLPRWLGEGELGVLDRPTASEFTMINCGGNSFGGRAGGSGNGQRDQGGVLEGEGAGEETDGDGSGGRRKRRGDEEMGESRGLEVGGEGGVTRRRLSRGQSTGDEINRA
- the AFG3 gene encoding AAA ATPase afg3 (MEROPS:MER0002600; COG:O; EggNog:ENOG503NV7Y); the protein is MLEDIQEFQAQQEEVEEERRKRAEREARRVSFESRKPGEKEEGEKQDGEGKQDGEGKQDGEGKQNGEGKQTGQQRKRGTPPPRPGFQLSDTMSWVVGAILLYPLLSLFMGGDNSREITWQELRRTFLDKGLVKKLIVDHDRVKVELDREAVNSVYPGSTAGKPGFHYYFTIGSIDAFERRLDEAQQELGIPTSDRIPVSYASESNFGNLLIAFGPTLMIMGLLIWSARRAGAGMGGGGSGVFGFGKSKAKEFNHDAAVKVKFADVAGMDEAKTEIMEFVSFLKSPERFQRLGAKIPRGAILSGPPGTGKTLLAKATAGESQVPFYSVSGSEFVEMFVGVGASRVRDLFSTARKNAPCIVFIDEIDAVGKSRSEGGGFRGGGNDERESTLNQILTEMDGFNTSEQVVVLAGTNRPDILDKALMRPGRFDRHIHIDRPTMKGRQEIFKVHLKKILTNEDLTYLTGRLAALTPGFAGADIANAVNEAALIAARANASSVTMTHFEQAIERVIGGLERKSLVLDPEEKRTVAYHEAGHAVCGWYFRWADPLLKVSIIPRGQGALGYAQYLPATDAYLMSTNQLMDRMAMTLGGRVSEELHFPTVTTGASDDFKKVTHMATTMVTQWGMSKKLGPLHFNNDENQLKKPFAESTAQMIDAEVRRIVDEAYKQCKDLLTARKKEVGIVAEELLKKEVLSRDDLVRLLGPREWPEKEEFSKYFDGKGGKGTAAPPFPTESTDTPGGPEPAMKEHEDGEEKR